The Bradyrhizobium diazoefficiens genome contains the following window.
CCAAATGAGAGCTCCGCAATCAGCCTCTCCACAGAAAACGCCATCTGGGAGACCAGAGCATCCTGGAGAACTTCTCCATTCAATAGGCATTGAAGCCTGACTGTACTGAGGTCGACTTCGTCAGGGGTTACAAGGTATGGACCGATCGGCATCGTCCCATCGATGCTCTTACCCTTGAGCCACTGGCCGCCGTGCCGGCGCTGCAAGTCCCGCTGCGAAACATCATTTGCCAGACAATAGCCGAAGATGTGGGCCGCGGCTTCGTGCTCGGGGATGCTGCGGCCGGCCTTTCCGATGACCACGGCCAATTCTGCCTCGTAGTCCCATTTGGTCGAGATTCTCGAGTCGAATGCGATGGGATCGCGTGGCCCGATAACGGTATCGGGCCCCTTCGTAAAGAAAGTCGGCGCCTTCGGTAGCTCCTTGACATCTTGACTGGCGCGCTTCTCTTTGCCTTCGTTAAAGTGGTCGAGATAGTTCCATCCCGTGCAAAGGATGTCACGGCGAAAGCGCCGGATGGGCGGGAGAAGCGCCATATCTGCAAGCGCCACGTGCTCAGCTTCCTCCCCGCCGACCAGTCGCTTTACTTCGGCCAGCGCTTCGGCCCCACCCTCTATGATTGGCAAAAGATCGCTAAATTCCGTCGGGAGCAGGATCGCTGTTTCGCCCGAAACGACTCCCACGCGGGGCATATCGCGATAGACTGCAGACACAAGTTTCATTTCTTTGATCTCTTCAAAGAGCGTCAATACGATGGGTGGCCAGCACCTTGCCGGGATTCATGA
Protein-coding sequences here:
- a CDS encoding fumarylacetoacetate hydrolase family protein, whose product is MTLFEEIKEMKLVSAVYRDMPRVGVVSGETAILLPTEFSDLLPIIEGGAEALAEVKRLVGGEEAEHVALADMALLPPIRRFRRDILCTGWNYLDHFNEGKEKRASQDVKELPKAPTFFTKGPDTVIGPRDPIAFDSRISTKWDYEAELAVVIGKAGRSIPEHEAAAHIFGYCLANDVSQRDLQRRHGGQWLKGKSIDGTMPIGPYLVTPDEVDLSTVRLQCLLNGEVLQDALVSQMAFSVERLIAELSFGMTLRPGDILLTGTPSGVGFARTPPVLLAEGDEVIVRATGLGELRNRLKRVDLFGDSDISLQ